The nucleotide window CCTGGACGCGCAGGACGCCGACCTGGTCGAAGCCCTGGAGACCCTGGAAAACGTCATCCGCAAGATCGACAAGGAAACGCGCAACCGCTTCAAGGATACCTTTGATCAGATAAATGCCGGATTACAGGCACTTTTCCCAAAAGTTTTCGGTGGTGGCAGCGCTTATCTGGAACTGACGGGCGAAGATCTACTCGATACAGGGGTAACGATCATGGCGCGACCGCCGGGCAAGAAGAACAGCACCATCCATCTGCTGTCCGGCGGCGAGAAGGCACTGACCGCTTTGGCGCTGGTGTTTGCCATCTTCAAGTTGAACCCCGCACCGTTCTGCATGCTCGACGAGGTCGATGCACCGCTGGACGATGCCAACGTCGGGCGTTACGCGCGCCTGGTCAAGGAAATGAGTGAAAGCGTGCAGTTCATCTACATCACGCATAACAAGATTGCCATGGAGATGGCGGACCAATTGATGGGGGTGACCATGCATGAACCAGGTTGTTCACGTCTTGTTGCAGTTGATGTGGAGGCGGCCATGGCCATGGTCGACGCTTGATGTGCGACGATGGGGGCACATTCTGGAGCGAAATGCCCCCGTCATGTGCGACAGACGGTGTAAAGTTGTCTTTGGTCGTGCTAGCTTAATGTCACTCGTTTTTTGCGTGGGTAAAACGCCTGTCAGAACATAGAGTTGGCGCCACGTGTTAAAGGGCTTTGAACCCTTTGTTTTCAAGCATATTTTTATAGAGGCACGGGATTACATGGAAATCGGTCTGCGCGAGTGGCTGATCGTCATCGGCATCATTGTCATTGCCGGGATTCTTTTCGACGGCTGGCGCCGCATGCGCGGCGGGAAAGGCAAGTTGAAATTCCGTCTGGATCGCAGTTATTCCAACCAGCCGGACGAAGAGGGTGGCAGCGCCGAAGTGCTCGGCCCGTCGCGTGTGCTGGACACCCACAAGGAGCCTGAGCTGGACGAAAGCGACCTGCCGTCGCTCAGCGCTTCTTCGCGTGATCGCGAACGTGAGCCCAAGCCGGCCAAGGCCAGCAAGCGCAACAAGCGCGCCACCGCATCGGCGGATGTGCAGCAGGGTGACCTGAACCTGAGTGCCGACACGCGCGAGCCGGACCTGTTTGCCGACAGCGATGACGACTTTGCCGCCGACAACACCCGCAGCAGCAGCCCGGCGCCTGCCACCAGCCTCAAGGAGCTGCCACCGGCCGAGGAAGTGCTGGTGATCAGCGTGATCTCCCGTGACGAAGGCGGCTTCAAAGGCCCGGCACTGCTGCAGAACATTCTGGAAAGCGGCCTGCGCTTCGGCGAAATGGACATCTTCCACCGCCACGAAAGCATGGCCGGGCACGGCGAAGTGCTGTTCTCCATGGCCAACGCGGTAAAACCTGGCGTGTTCGACCTGGACGACATCGACCACTTCAGCACCCGTGCGGTGAGCTTCTTCCTTGGCCTGCCGGGCCCGCGTCATCCGAAGCAGGCCTTCGACGTGATGGTCGCCGCGGCGCGCAAACTGGCCCACGAACTCAACGGCGAGCTCAAGGACGACCAGCGCAGCGTGCTGACGGCCCAGACCATCGAGCACTACCGCCAGCGCATCGTCGAGTTCGAGCGCCGTGCGCTGACCCAGAAGCGCTGACAGATCCAGACGAAAGAGCAGCCTGAGGGCGTGCTGGTCGGTTCGGGAGTTACTGCCTGACCCGGCCCTGTCGCCGGCAAGCCAGCTCCCACAGGAGTACCACCGCCTTCCAGGCTCGTGGTGTAGCTGTGGGAGCTGGCTTGCCGGCGAAAGGGCCGGGTCAGGCAATTACCAATCCAGGCCCCAGACACCACCCCAGGCTGCTCTTTTTGCTTTGCAAGAGACCCTGACAATGACCGCCGAAACCCGTATCCACGAACTGCGTGCCGAACTCGACCAGCACAACTACCGCTACTACGTGCTCGACGAACCCAGCGTGCCCGATGCCGAATACGACCGCCTGTTCAACGAACTAAAGGCGCTTGAGGCTGAAAACCCCCACTTGGTAACCCCCGATTCGCCAACCCAGCGCGTCGGCGGCCAAGCCTTGTCCGCCTTCAGCCAGGTGCGCCACGAAGTGCCCATGCTCAGCCTGGGCAACGCCTTCGAAGAAACCGACCTGCGTGAGTTCGGTCGCCGCGTGGTAGAAGGCCTCGACCAGCCCGGGGCGGTTGACTACAGCTGCGAGCCCAAGCTCGACGGCCTGGCGGTGAGCCTGCTGTACCGCGACGGCCAACTGGTGCAGGGCGCCACCCGTGGTGACGGCACCACCGGTGAGGATATCAGCGCCAACGTGCGCACCGTGCGCAACATCCCGCTCAAGTTGCAGGGTAAGGGCTGGCCGGCAGTGCTGGAGGTGCGCGGCGAGGTGTACATGAGCAAGGCCGGTTTCGACCGGCTCAATGCGGCCCAGGCCGAAGCCGGCGGCAAGACCTTCGCCAACCCGCGCAACGCCGCCGCCGGCAGCCTGCGTCAGCTGGACTCGAAGATTACCGCCAGCCGCCCCCTGGAGTTCTGCTGCTATGGCGTTGGCCAGGTGTCCGAGAGCATCGGCGACAGCCACATCGGCACCCTCGAGCAGCTCAAGGCCTGGGGCCTGCCGATCAGTCGCGAGCTCAGGCACGCTGCCGGCATTGATGAATGCCTGGCCTACTACCGCGACATTGGCGAGCGGCGCAACAGCCTGCCTTACGAAATCGACGGTGTGGTGTTCAAGGTCAACAGCCTGGCGGCCCAGCGCGAGCTGGGTTTCCGTGCCCGCGAGCCACGCTGGGCGATTGCCCACAAGTTCCCTGCCATGGAAGAGCTGACCGAGGTGCTGGACGTCGAGTTCCAGGTTGGCCGCACAGGTGCCGTAACGCCTGTGGCGCGCCTGAAGCCGGTCAAGGTTGCCGGTGTGACCGTGTCCAACGCCACGTTGCACAACATGGACGAAATCGCCCGCCTGGGCCTGCGCATTGGTGACACGGTGATCATCCGCCGTGCCGGTGACGTGATCCCCCAGGTGATGCAGGTGGTGCTGGAGCGCCGCCCGGATGATGCCCGCCCGGTAGCAGTGCCCAGCGAGTGCCCGGTGTGTGGCTCGCAGGTCGAGCGTACCCAGCTGGTCAAGCGCAGCAAAGGCAAGGAAACCACCAGCGAAGGTGCGGTGTACCGCTGTGTCGGTCGCCTGGCCTGTGGCGCCCAGCTCAAGCAGGCGATCATTCACTACGTGTCGCGCCGTGCCATGGACATCGACGGCCTGGGCGAGAAGAGCGTCGAGCAGCTGGTGGACGAAGGCCTGATCCGCTCGCCGGCGGATCTGTACAAGCTGGAGTTCGAGCAGATTGTCGGCCTTGAAGGCTTTGCCGAGGTGTCCAGCAAGAAGCTGCTGGACGCCATCGAAGCCAGCAAGCGCCCGAGCCTGGCGCGCTTCATCTACGCCCTGGGCATCCCGGACGTAGGCGAAGAGACCGCCAAGGTACTGGCCCGCTCGCTGGGCAGCCTGGCGCGCGTGCAGCAGGCGTTGCCACAGGTGCTTACCTACCTGCCCGACATCGGCCTGGAAGTGGCCTACGAGATTCACAACTTCTTCGAAGACGAGCATAACCAGAAGGTCATTGAACAGCTTCTGGCCAGCGGCATGCAATTACAGGACGAAGGCGAACTGGCTGCCGAATTTGCTGCCAGCACCACCTTGGCCGGGATGATCGCCAAGCTCGACATCGCCTCGGTCGGCCCGACCGGTGCCGAGAAGCTGGTGGCCAAGCTGGACAGCCTGGACAAGATCATCGCCGCCGACGGCATCGACCTGCGCCAAGCCCTGGCGGCCAAGCAGGCTGACGCCGTGCGTGAGTTCTTCAAGGATGAAGCGAATCAGAAGCTGGCGCGGGATATCGAAGCCCAGTTGCTGGCGTTCGGCATGCATTGGAGCAGCGAGAAGAAGGTAGCCGAGGGCTTGCCGCTGGCCGGCCAGACTTGGGTGCTGACTGGTACGCTGGAGCGCATGAGCCGCGACATCGCCAAGGACAAGCTGGAAAGCCTGGGCGCCAAGGTGGCCGGTTCGGTGTCTGGCAAGACCCACTGCGTGGTGGCAGGGCCAGGGGCAGGCTCCAAGCTTGCCAAGGCCGCTGAGCTGGGCGTGAAGGTGCTGGACGAAGATGCCTTCGTCACTTTCCTGGCCGAACAGGGCATTGCTATCTGAAGCCCAGCGCTATCCCCGGCCCAAACATTCTGGCTCGATACCAAGATTCAGAGCTTGTACGGTCCCTGTGGGAGCTGGCTTGCCGGCGATCACCGGCAAAGCCGGTGCCATCCACGGCGCTGCCTTCTTCGCGGGCGCGCCCGCTCCCACAGGTTTGCGCGCCGGCTCAGCGCCCATGCGCCTGACAAGTCATTGAGAAATGATGACTTTTTCTACCTCAGAGGTTGTATCTGCCCTCAAGACCGGTACAATGGCGCCACTCGCTGCTCAGCGAGGCATGTAGTGGTGGCCCCATCGGTCCCCCCGCATTGATTACCCGTTAACCTGGTCAGGCCCGGAAGGGAGCAGCCATAGCGGGAACATCGAGTGCCGGGGTGTGGCTGGTGGGGCCGCCTCCATTCTGTAGGTCCTTAATTCTAAAGGGCTTTTCTCGCTCAAAATCTCGAAGTGGACTAGTGCTGTAGTACACCTAAGTGGTGCACTGTGCTGAGCATTCTAGCTTCGTCATCGTGCCCTCCAAAACCCCGCTCTGGTTACGCCGATCTTGGCGCTACCCTCTCATCCGCTCATGTGGTGGTTTCCCCTTGTCTCTCGCTGTGATTTGCAATTGCCAGTACGGTGGCTGTGCTACTAGGATGTGGCATCTGAGCGAGGAGCAAGAGATGGAATTCTTAGAGCGACTGAACGCATTATCAGCCAAAATCCGCCAGCAGGGCCCTGCTATCCAGACAGAAGAGGCGACCAAGATTGCCTTTGTCATGCCCTTCATCAACTCCGTCCTAGGCTACGACGTCTTTGATCCCTCTGAGGTTACGCCAGAGTACGTCTGCGACGTGGGGACGAAGAAGGGCGAGAAGATCGACTACGCCATCATGAAGAACGGCGAGATTCAGATCCTGATCGAGTGCAAGAAGATAGGTGAGCCGCTGCATATCAACCACGCGAGCCAGCTCTTTCGGTATTTCCACGTTACCACCGCTCGTATCTCGATCCTTACCAATGGCCAGGTTTACCGGTTCTTTACCGATCTCGATGCCCCTAACAAGATGGATGAGAAGCCATTCTTGGAGCTAGACCTTCTCGATCTGGACGAGCACGCCCTTCCGGAGCTTCAGAAGCTAACCAAGTCTGCGTTCGATGTTGACTCAATCATCAGTGCTGCAGGAGAACTGAAGTATGTTGGCCAGATCAAGAAAGAGATGGCTTCGCAGTTCAGTCAGCCTAGTGACGAGTTCGTAAAGTTCTTCGCTACTCGGGTCTACGACGGGATCATTACCCAGAAAGTTAGGGAGCAATTCACCACCTTGACTAGGAAGGCGGCAATCCAGTTCCTAGGAGATCAGATTAACGACAGGCTGAAGTCGGCTATGAGCGGTGCGGTCGAGCCGTCTTATGCCATGATGGCCGTTCAAGCAGCTCCGGCGCCTGAGTCTGCTGAGGGAAGCGGCGACGACGATCGTGTCCAGACTACTCTTGAAGAGCTTGAGGGCTTCCATATCGTCAAGGCAATTGTGCGGGCGGTTGTGGATGCCAAGCGGATCGTTCACCGTGATACCCAAAGTTACTTCGGGATTCTGCTGGACGATAATAATCGTAAACCGATTTGCCGGTTGCACTTCAATCGCAGCCAGAAGTACATAGGGATCTTCGACGCTGAAAAGAACGAAACGCGCCACCCAATTGCATCTGTGGATGATCTCTACGGATTTGCGGAGCAGTTGAAGGGTGCCATTTCGCTGTACCAGTAAGTTTTTGTTTCTGGCGGGCACCGATCTAATTAGTTTTCGAGCGGTGCTCTCGCCATTATTTCCGAAAAGTTGCTGTGAGAGGGAGTTCGCCTAATTTCCTGCTCGCTTGCTTCACCAACAATGTTTCGAGAAGCAGTGGAGCTTGACGTCATGCAATAGAGGGCTATGCGAAGGGTATGGCGGCTGGGGAGCAGACGCTTCGGGAGTCGAAGATATAGGTAGAAAACTTGGCGTCGGAAGATGTAAGTCAAAAACGTCACCGGAGTGGACCAGAAAAGTGGAGCAATTGAGTGGAACAATTCTGATCACACCCCGAGTCTTGAGCACCCATGATGGATATCCGCATGGTTGAATGGCCGGCCTCCTCGTCAGTCTGAAACCGTTGCCTCATAACGCCTGCATTCAGGAGGCGCTATCGCTCAGCCAAACGAACATCTGCCTTATTGCTTCAAAGAGACTTGCTTGGCCTCAGGGTTGAGCGCCTTGAGACGCTTCATAAGTGTGCTGATATTGGTGCGGGCCGAACCCTCATTGGCCAGGCGAAGACGCTTGATCCCGATTAGTGAGTCGCCCATCCCGGCGGTATATGGCGTCCGGATGATCTCTCGGAAGATGACGGCGTTTGAACTTGACTCGGTCAGTGTGTATTCAGCCTCGCAGGTGACTTCGAAATCCGCGCCAAAAATGGGCTGATCGACGCGTAGCAGGTTGGCGCGCAGTGTGTAGGCAGTGGTGCCTTCGCCTAGTAAACCGGCACTGGCAAGCGATTGCTTGAGGGCTGCGCCAAAGTCGGGGCCGTCAATTTCCGAAGTCCAGAGAGGATTGGTGGTGTCTCCGCCATTCACCTCGGTCACCTGGATGTTGCGATGCAGGCGCTGGTCATAGAATTGCGCATCGGTTTGATCCGATATTACGGACATTCCGGAGATCTGGGCAGGTGAAGCACACCCTGTGCAAAGCGCAATAAATGCCGAGGCTAGAAACAGACGGAAGTAGGTCACTCGAATAATCCTTGAATGGTATGTCAGTCACATGAGACTGGAGCCATACGTCGAGTATGGCCTCAGTGGTTTCTACGTCCGCGCTGAGCGGCATCATAGGAGCGTGTATGCCTCATGCCGAGCGTTGCGCTGATCGGCAGCCCTTACAGGTTGTACTTGTCATCGATCCTGCGTTTGTCCAGCGTGTACCGCTTGAGGTCGATTGCGTCGGACTCCAGCTTGGCATCTAGCTCGTCCATGTCATGCTTCTTAAGCGTCGCAACGTGAGCTTTGGTGGCCTGGTAGTTGATGAACTCTGCAGCATCGTGCCCGCTCACTGGGTCCCAGAGAATTGAGAGGGGCCAAAACAGCAAGTTCACGACGCCAAAACCGTAGGCGCGACCATAGAACGAGCCTCCTCCCGGAAGTAGGCCGAGGCCGGCAGCGAGCCCAGGGCTTTTTTCTTCAACCGCGAGGTTTTTGGCACGGTAGCTAGCAAGTTCCGACTCTTGAGCCGAATTGAGGCCGGTAGCGCAACCGGTGGTAAGCGTTATCAGGGCGGCGGCGGTCAGATTTCTAATTGTGGACATGCAACATTTCCTAAGTGTAAGTGCTGTTCTCGCGCACGGCTGGGCGTCGAGACGCGTAACTTTACACTGAGTAGTGGCGTATTAGAATCATTGTGCCATCATCTAGTCAGGCCGATGCAGCCCCTGTTTTTCCCGAGCCCCGCCGCCGAGAGCTTCATCAGCCGCTGGAATTTCGGGCATGCCAGATGATCTTGTTCAGGACACTGCGCCGCATGCCGCAATCCCTTGCTCATCGCTTGCAACCGCCTGATTCGCGCATCCAGTTCGTCCGCCTTGGCGATCAGCATCTGCCGGTCGACCTGCAGGTCCACCAGCATCGCCCCCACTTCATCCAGCGAAAACCCCGCAGCCTGCCCCAAAGCGATCAATGCCAGCCGGTCTGCCACATCAGCCGCAAACTGCCGCCGCTGGCCGCGCCCGGCCAGCGACTTGAGCAAGCCTTTCTTCTCGTAGTGACGCAGTGTCGATGCGGGTACGCCTGTGCGTTTGGCGACGTCGGCAATGTCCATTTCCGGCCCTTGACTTGAAGTTGACTTCAACTTCTATGCTGCGCGGCAAGGGTATTGACCGTCAACGTTCGAGGGCTTGTTCAATGACGTTTACTGCGATGTTTCTAGCTGCTTTGCCGATTGGCATCGGGGCCACTGTGGTGATGGACCTGTGGGGGTTGCTGCTGAGGCGGTTGGGTGTGGCAACGCTGAACTTTGCCATGGTCGGGCGTTGGGCAGGACATTTGCTACGCGGGCGTGTGTCGCACCAAGCGATTGCCAAAGCGGAACCGGTGCGAAATGAGTTGGCGTGGGGATGGGTGATTCATTACGCCACTGGCGTGCTTTTCGCGTTGCTGCTGGTTGTGATCGCAGGGGAGAGCTGGTTGCGGTCACCTACTCTTTTGCCTGCAGTAGCTGTGGGTGTGGGTACAGTCGTGGCACCGCTGTGCTTCATGCAGCCGGCGATGGGGGCGGGGTTCTTTGCGTCCAGAACGCCGACACCTGCGCGTAACTGCCTGAAGAGCCTGGCCACGCATTTTGTGTTTGGTGTGGGGTTGTTCTTGAGTGCGGGTTTACTTGCTTTAGTGTGACGGCAGGGAGTTGGGTCAGAGCGAGCGCATAATCAGCATGCCTGCTAACAGCAGTACCCCTGTAGAGATTGCGCCGATGTAAAAAAGGAGCACACCCGTCCATGGCGAAGACGCTCGAAGGTTGCGCATTTCTTCGGCGAACGCTTCTGCTTCATTCAGTGCTGTTCTCGTGTGATCCTGGGCGGCGCGGTGCATGTGTTACTCCTTGTGGCTGGATTAATCGAAGCTCAGAGCTTGCTGGCCACTGCCATTACGCCAACTATGGTTGTAACAACTGCTGAACCCGTTGCGATTGGGTACCAGAACGCCTCCTGCCGGAGCTTACGCGCTTCTGCTACAAATTTCTGTGCCTCGGCCCTTAACTTGCGGCCTTCATTTTGTAACTTCTCAAGTTCGAGATGTTCACGATCATCCTGATGCATCGGGCTGTCTATTCTGTTGCGGCGAAGGTGCCAGGGGCGGGCTTGATTGTGTGTGGTTTGGTTCGGTCGCGAAGCCGCCGTCTTCCAGTGAGTGTTGTAGTCCAATTGCGATCAAGTTCGTCAGGCACGTCACGTCGGAGTAATTTTAGACGGATCTGATATCAATCGAAGAAAGCTCCTACACGTCAGGTAGGTATAGCGAATTATCCTACGATCTCCGTCGACTCCCGTCTGATTGTCCCGGTCAACCTCGCCCACCAGGCTTTCGCGGTCGCTGTCAGTTCAGCGATCGGGTGTGGAAGCCTGGGTGGTTTGGCGGCTGTCGATATGACGGTTGTGCGTGGGAGGCCTTCGGGCCTGCCGGGTTTGCCATACCCCTGGTCTTGCACCCCGCGGATGGCACCGGCTTTGCCGGTGTTCGCGGGTGAACCCGCTCCCACAGGAGGGCGCGCAAGCTTCGCGAGGGTTTTGCCTTCCATCAGATGGGCCGGATCAGGGCCGGGCCACAGACATGTTGTCCGGGTCGCCCGCTCCCCCATACCGCTGCACAATCCGCTCGATCTCCCCTGACTGCTTCATTCGTACCAGCGCCCGCAACAGCGCTTGTGTCGGTATCGCCGGATCGTTGCGCACCATGCACCCCAAATCCTGTTCTTCCAACACCGCCAGCGCCTGCAATTGCTGCTCGGCTGGCAGGCCTTGGTTGAACCACTGCAACGACAGCTGGTTGCTCACCGCATGCCGATACCGCCCGGCCTGCAGCTTTTGCAGCACCAGCAACTGGCTGCGGCTGTCCTCACGGTGCAGCTGGCCCTTGTCCAGCAGCGGTTGCAGGGTTGAATAGGTGTAGCCCAGCACTGTGCCGATAGCCTGGGGTGACAGCTGCTCTGGCGGCATCGGGGTGCTGTCACTGACGCGGCCAACCAGCACGTCGCGCTGGTGAATCAGCGGGATACTCCACACAAAATCCCCCGGGCGGTCATTGAGCCATCGGGTGCTGACGTAGCAACGCACATCGATGTCGCCACTGCTCATGGCCTCCTCCAGGCGCAGGCGGGCCATGACGTGATACTTGGGACGAGCGCCCACCTCCTTGGCAACGGCCTGTGTCAGGTCGTAAAGCAATCCCTCCACTGGCTGGTCGCCTTCGAGGCGCACCAGTGGCATGCTCCAGCTCTCTGCGACCGAGAAACGCAGCACCGGCTGTTCCGCCAGGCTGTTAGCGGACCAGAGCATCAGAAGCGCCAGCAGAATTGGCAAAGGCGTATCCTCCCTGAATAACGCGCCTGTCTCAAAGCGTAGACGACGCGCGCAGGGTGCAATTTTGCCACCGCTCCGCTAGCATTAGCGATCTTCCGCTCTATCAGGCTACGATGGTTTTTCGATGAGTTATCAGGTTCTTGCACGTAAATGGCGTCCGCGCTCGTTCCGCGAAATGGTCGGCCAGGCCCATGTGCTGAAGGCCTTGATCAATGCCTTGGACAATCAGCGCCTGCACCATGCTTACCTGTTCACCGGTACCCGGGGCGTGGGCAAGACGACCATCGCCCGTATTATCGCCAAGTGCCTGAACTGTGAGACCGGCATCACCTCCACGCCGTGCGGCACCTGTTCGGTGTGCCGTGAAATCGACGAAGGCCGCTTCGTCGACCTGATCGAGATCGACGCCGCCAGCCGCACCAAGGTCGAGGACACCCGCGAACTGCTGGACAACGTGCAGTACGCCCCGAGCCGTGGGCGCTTCAAGGTCTACCTGATCGACGAAGTGCACATGCTCTCGACCCACTCGTTCAACGCCTTGCTCAAGACGCTGGAAGAGCCGCCGCCCTACGTCAAGTTCATCCTCGCCACCACCGACCCGCAGAAGCTGCCGGCCACCATCCTGTCGCGCTGCCTGCAGTTCTCGCTGAAGAACATGAGCCCGGAGCGGGTGGTTGAACACCTCAGCCACGTACTGGCTGCCGAAAACGTGCCGTTCGAGCCGGATGCCCTGTGGCTGCTGGGCCGTGCGGCCGATGGCTCGATGCGTGACGCCATGAGCCTTACCGACCAGGCCATCGCCTTTGGCGAAGGCAAGGTGCTGGCCGCGGATGTGCGGGCCATGCTTGGTAGCCTTGATCATGGCCAGGTCTATGGCGTGTTGCAGGCGTTGCTCGAAGGCGATGCCCGGGCATTGCTGGAGGCCGTGCGCAACCTGGCCGAGCAGGGCCCGGACTGGGCTGGGGTGCTGGCCGAAATGCTTAACGTGCTGCACCGTGTGGCTATTGCCCAGGCGCTGCCTGAAGCGGTGGACAACGGCCAGGGCGACCGTGAGCGGGTGCTGGCGCTGGCTTCGGCCTTGCCGGCCGAAGACGTGCAGTTCTATTACCAGATGGGCCTGATCGGTCGCCGAGACCTGCCGTTGGCGCCAGACCCGCGTGGTGGCTTCGAGATGGTCCTGCTGCGCATGCTGGCGTTCCGCCCGGCCGATACTGACGATGCGCCGAAACCGGTGCTAAAGCCAGTGGGGATCAGCCAAGCCACAGCTGATCCTGCAGCGCCGGTGGCAGCCTCGGCGTCGGCCGGGCCCTCATCGTCTGTCGCGACCGTACCGGCAGAGCTTGTAGCGGCCGCCCCACAGCTGGAAGTGCCTGCACCTGCGACAGCCGACCATGAGCCGGAGGCCGAGCCAGATGTTGAGCTGCAGGCCGAGATCGAGGCCATTTCCGTACCCGAGCCTGTTGCGGAGGTGGTCGACCTTCCGTGGGAAGAGCCGGCAGCGGCACCCGCGCCGGTAGCCGCTGAACCTGTGCCTACACCCGCACCTGCGCCCGAGCCTGTAGCCCCTGTGCCGGCACCACAGGCCACCGCGACCCACGACGAGCCGCCTTTCGACCCCTCCGCCTACGCAGCCGTAGGCATGGATCGCGACGATGAGCCGCCGCTGGACGAAGACTATTACGGTGGTGAAAGCGACCCGGTCGGTTTCAGCTACCTGGACGAGTTGGCCGAACATGTTCAGGAGGACGTGTCCAAGCCTGCGGCCGAACCGCTGCCGGCAGCCAAGCCGGCCACCGGGCTGGCCCTGCAATGGCTGGAATTATTCCCACAGTTGCCTGTGTCCGGGATGACAGGCAACATCGCGGCAAACTGTACGCTGATTGCCGCCGATGGCGACGATTGGCTGCTGCACCTGGACCCTGGCCAGGGCGCGCTGTTCAACACGACCCAACAGCGGCGCCTGAACGAAGCGCTTAACCAGCACCTGGGGCGCACGCTGAACCTGCGGATCGAGCTGATCCTGCCCGAACAGGAAACCCCGGCCCAGGCGGCATCGCGCAAGCGCGCAGAGCGCCAGCAGGACGCCGTAACCTCGATCGAGCAGGATCCGTTGATCCAGCAGATGATCAAGTTGTTCGGTGCCAAGGTGCGGCAGGATACTATTGAGCCTGTAGAGGCCCTGGCCAAACAGGGCCAGTAACGGATAACCATGCGGCTGGCCCTGCGCCAGGCCGCATCACATGACCCAATCGAGGTATACCCCATGATGAAAGGTGGCATGGCCGGCCTGATGAAGCAGGCCCAGCAGATGCAGGAAAAAATGCAGAAAATGCAGGAAGAGCTGGCCAACGCCGAAGTCACCGGCCAGTCTGGTGGCGGCCTGGTGAGCGTGGTGATGACCGGTCGTCACGACGTCAAGCGCGTCAGCATCGACCAAAGCCTGATGTCGACTGACGAGGACGACAAGGAAGTGCTGGAAGACCTGATTGCCGCCGCGCTGAACGATGCCGTGCGCAAGATCGAGCAGAGCAGCCAGGACAAGATGGGCGGCATGACCGCCGGCATGCAACTGCCACCGGGCTTCAAGATGCCGTTCTAAGGGCATTGCGATACCGGAAACCGCCGCTGATATCAGCGGCGGTTTTTTTTTGCCCAGATTTCAACCCAGGCGCGGTCTGCTTTCATGTGGGAGCAACGGTTTTGCTCAAACTTTGAAATTTTGCACGATAACTGTGGGAGCTTTCCAGTTTTGTGCAAGGCAGTTGCTCTCACATAACTGCAGGCCGCGTAGACTTGGCATGACGTGATTTGACGCCACTGCCCACGCTGGGTATAAACCGCCTCTTATTGATTTGTCAGGCCATCCCCATGAGCTTCAGCCCCCTCATCCGCCAACTGATCGACGGCCTGCGCATCCTGCCAGGTGTCGGCCAGAAAACCGCCCAGCGCATGGCCTTGCAACTGCTCGAGCGTGACCGCAGCGGCGGCCTGCGCCTGGCCCAGGCCCTAACCCAGGCCATGGAAGGGGTGGGTCATTGCCGGCAGTGCCGCACCCTGACCGAGCAAGAGCTGTGCCCGCAATGCGCCGACACGCGCCGTGACGATACCCAGCTGTGCGTGGTCGAGGGGCCGACCGATGTGTATGCGGTGGAGCAGACGGGCTACCGTGGCCGCTACTTTGTGCTCAAGGGGCACCTGTCGCCGCTGGACGGCCTGGGGCCGGAGGCCATTGGCATTCCGCAGCTGATGGCGCGCATCGAGGAGCAGGGCACCTTTACCGAGGTGATCCTGGCGACCAACCCGACGGTGGAAGGGGAGGCGACGGCGCATTACATCGCGCAGTTGCTCAGCGAG belongs to Pseudomonas putida NBRC 14164 and includes:
- the dnaX gene encoding DNA polymerase III subunit gamma/tau; protein product: MSYQVLARKWRPRSFREMVGQAHVLKALINALDNQRLHHAYLFTGTRGVGKTTIARIIAKCLNCETGITSTPCGTCSVCREIDEGRFVDLIEIDAASRTKVEDTRELLDNVQYAPSRGRFKVYLIDEVHMLSTHSFNALLKTLEEPPPYVKFILATTDPQKLPATILSRCLQFSLKNMSPERVVEHLSHVLAAENVPFEPDALWLLGRAADGSMRDAMSLTDQAIAFGEGKVLAADVRAMLGSLDHGQVYGVLQALLEGDARALLEAVRNLAEQGPDWAGVLAEMLNVLHRVAIAQALPEAVDNGQGDRERVLALASALPAEDVQFYYQMGLIGRRDLPLAPDPRGGFEMVLLRMLAFRPADTDDAPKPVLKPVGISQATADPAAPVAASASAGPSSSVATVPAELVAAAPQLEVPAPATADHEPEAEPDVELQAEIEAISVPEPVAEVVDLPWEEPAAAPAPVAAEPVPTPAPAPEPVAPVPAPQATATHDEPPFDPSAYAAVGMDRDDEPPLDEDYYGGESDPVGFSYLDELAEHVQEDVSKPAAEPLPAAKPATGLALQWLELFPQLPVSGMTGNIAANCTLIAADGDDWLLHLDPGQGALFNTTQQRRLNEALNQHLGRTLNLRIELILPEQETPAQAASRKRAERQQDAVTSIEQDPLIQQMIKLFGAKVRQDTIEPVEALAKQGQ
- a CDS encoding YbaB/EbfC family nucleoid-associated protein, whose protein sequence is MMKGGMAGLMKQAQQMQEKMQKMQEELANAEVTGQSGGGLVSVVMTGRHDVKRVSIDQSLMSTDEDDKEVLEDLIAAALNDAVRKIEQSSQDKMGGMTAGMQLPPGFKMPF
- the recR gene encoding recombination mediator RecR, with protein sequence MSFSPLIRQLIDGLRILPGVGQKTAQRMALQLLERDRSGGLRLAQALTQAMEGVGHCRQCRTLTEQELCPQCADTRRDDTQLCVVEGPTDVYAVEQTGYRGRYFVLKGHLSPLDGLGPEAIGIPQLMARIEEQGTFTEVILATNPTVEGEATAHYIAQLLSEKGLMASRIAHGVPLGGELEMVDGGTLAHAFAGRRPISL